From the genome of Cryptococcus neoformans var. grubii H99 chromosome 11, complete sequence:
AGGCTTAGAGCATATTACTTGATTAAATACAACACCGTTACAAAGTACTATGAACAATCAAGCGACTGATTGATTACACCGCACTGAAATAAGTCGAAGCAAATGGGATTGAAGTGGACTATCGAGAGTCGAGTTACAGTAGTATGTCATTAATTCGAGGTGTATAATCAAGGAGAGGGCTTCGTTCCCATGACTAAGAGGAGTAGATCCGTAGAGAATTTGCATGTTGCAATACGCTTATGTCGTTGAAAGGGAATAAAGAAGAACGTGCTGATTATTGGGAAGTTAGGCAGGCAGGCAGCAAAGTACATCAAGATCGCTAGACACTCATCAATTCATGcaaaagatgatgagacgAAGTGTTGTGAGATATAATGCCTACAATGCGACAAATCGATACGCAAGGAAAGAAACAGAAGCCACTATACATGACAGAATCCCACTCCTTAACTTTTAAACTCTTGCCTGtacctcctccacatcttcaACCTCCATCGTCGTCTATCTATCTCAATTGTAGATTAGACTTTGATCTAAGCAGAAAGATTACCAGCCTCGAATAGCTCATAGTGGATTCGAGAGGGGTCGACACCGAGAGATTGGAGCTTGTCCCTTGTGTTGAGCATGAACTTGGAAGGACCGCAGATGCTAGAGGGGAAAGATCAGCGCGAGTCCTTCAAACAAGACGTGCAAATGAGAATCATGGGAGGgaataaaggaaaggaaagaagcaaagagggaaagagagggtGCAAAAGGCAGTAAAAGCTTACTAGTACTCGGCCGTCTTATCTCCCAAATACAAGTCCTCTTTGATCTTCTCAAGATCCATCCTACCCTTGAAATCATAGTCCTGCCCCTCTACCACGTCATCCGTCGGTCTCGAGTAGAATATTCTACTCTTCACATTCTCATGCACATCTGAAAGCTTCTTTACATGGTCCTTGAACGCACGAACTTTAGGACTCCTGGCGACAGTAACGTAAGTTATAGGCTTGATAGGGGAGTTAGGCTCATTGTTCTTGGCGAGCTGGGCGTTGAGCATGGCCATGACAGGTGTTTGACCCACGCCGGCCGAAAGGAGGACAAGCGGGGCAGTGGGCGAGGAATCGGAGGGTGCATAATAGAAATCACCGAATGGCGAGGCGACGTTGACGATTGAGCCTTCTTGGTAGTCTTTATGAAGAACGTTACTCATCCTAAGAACAAATTAGCGTTGATTAGGAAGagacagaagaggagatgacgTGCCATCCAGGGTGGAAGGGAACTTCAGGGTTAGAAAGTGTAGGTACAGGCACTCCATCTTCCCGCTTGACAGAGATTCGGAAATACTCTCCATTAGGGGCGTCAGAGAGGGAATACCTATTCACAGTGCTAATCAGCACAGACCTCACGACGCTCAGCATGAAAAACAACTCACTGCCTAGCTTGCTTGTAGCCTAAACCGGGAATATCAATCTGAACAGCAGTGTACTGACCAGGCCGGAACTTGGGCAAAGGCGCGCCGGATCCTTCAACAGGCTTCAGGTAGAAGCTAGTAATCTCGTTGGACTCCTTGACTCGCTTGGCGACCTTGAATTGcctccatccttcccagcCACCAGCTTCGATAGCAGAATCATAAAGTTGACGCTCCCGCTTGATGAAGACCTATCGTACATTAATTGAAAGTTCAAGATACGGTAAGAGAAACAGGGAGGGACACATACATGGGCCAAATTCCAATAACCATTGTACCAGGCATCACCGACCTCGGGAGTCACGGCATCACCGAGGATGTCAACAATAGCCTGGATCAAGTGCTTGCCGACAATACCGTATTGGTTGGCAGTAATATGGAGAGAAGTGTGCTTGTGGGCGATTCGCTCGACGACAGGAAGGATAGGAGTGAGATC
Proteins encoded in this window:
- a CDS encoding nitric oxide dioxygenase; translated protein: MDAKKATIAIIALAAAATAYKVMSTTQEKKNTEGVCPATGQKRAGSTGCPFSSGLPLPDPGHRCDPNSIQEEYKVPEVPPLTEAQKDIIKSTAPILEQHGVTITTHFYKNMIRAHPELRDVFSESAQKLGHQPAALAAAVYAYACNIHDLTPILPVVERIAHKHTSLHITANQYGIVGKHLIQAIVDILGDAVTPEVGDAWYNGYWNLAHVFIKRERQLYDSAIEAGGWEGWRQFKVAKRVKESNEITSFYLKPVEGSGAPLPKFRPGQYTAVQIDIPGLGYKQARQYSLSDAPNGEYFRISVKREDGVPVPTLSNPEVPFHPGWMSNVLHKDYQEGSIVNVASPFGDFYYAPSDSSPTAPLVLLSAGVGQTPVMAMLNAQLAKNNEPNSPIKPITYVTVARSPKVRAFKDHVKKLSDVHENVKSRIFYSRPTDDVVEGQDYDFKGRMDLEKIKEDLYLGDKTAEYYICGPSKFMLNTRDKLQSLGVDPSRIHYELFEAGNLSA